One genomic segment of bacterium includes these proteins:
- a CDS encoding DUF3800 domain-containing protein — protein sequence MYIYIDESGIFANPSGKDKVISCVAALVMPEQYQKYIFKRFKHLKVSWGIGSGEPKGSKLNEEQIAWVISILNDYDVFVTACGIDIGIHTDDQITMHKQGQAANITKHVTPEHHPNLVRQLEELGERYLQLSNQLYVQSALLTVLVQSVIRIATLYYCQRDPFTLSHFRWVIDAKADNLTNYEDIWSTVVMPFCQSDSLSKPMVFVEGGDYSWFDRNFNVDMTSAPQHLQPFIKKERQNEPFHAFDVKKVLSERRSFESSRKNLGLQLVDIVVNAIRRALHGNLQVSGWGDLGRLMVSPENGKNSMQMVALHNEAVPKPMPYGGIIKHFDKLSKPLLDEEFCRKIEREK from the coding sequence ATGTATATTTACATTGACGAGTCAGGTATATTTGCTAATCCATCAGGTAAGGACAAGGTCATATCTTGTGTAGCGGCTCTGGTCATGCCCGAACAGTATCAAAAATACATCTTCAAAAGGTTTAAGCATCTCAAAGTCAGCTGGGGAATCGGTTCAGGCGAACCCAAGGGCAGCAAACTGAACGAAGAACAGATTGCCTGGGTAATATCCATTCTGAACGACTACGATGTCTTTGTTACAGCTTGCGGTATCGATATCGGGATACACACGGATGATCAAATAACAATGCATAAGCAAGGGCAAGCAGCAAATATTACAAAACATGTGACCCCCGAGCATCATCCTAACCTGGTACGTCAACTTGAAGAACTTGGGGAGAGGTATCTTCAACTGTCAAATCAACTCTATGTTCAGTCTGCGCTGTTAACGGTTTTAGTTCAATCTGTTATAAGAATTGCTACTTTATATTACTGTCAAAGAGATCCTTTCACACTTTCCCATTTCAGATGGGTCATTGATGCAAAAGCAGATAACCTTACAAATTATGAAGACATTTGGTCTACTGTAGTTATGCCCTTTTGCCAATCGGATTCATTGTCAAAGCCTATGGTTTTTGTGGAAGGCGGAGATTACTCTTGGTTCGACCGAAATTTTAATGTAGATATGACGTCCGCGCCTCAGCATTTACAGCCGTTCATAAAGAAGGAAAGACAAAACGAGCCATTTCATGCCTTTGATGTTAAGAAAGTACTGTCAGAGCGCCGCTCGTTTGAGTCGTCGAGGAAAAATCTTGGCCTTCAGCTTGTTGATATTGTCGTCAACGCTATCCGTAGAGCCTTACATGGCAACTTGCAAGTTAGTGGTTGGGGCGATTTGGGAAGATTAATGGTGAGTCCAGAAAATGGTAAGAATTCTATGCAGATGGTTGCACTGCATAATGAAGCTGTTCCTAAACCAATGCCATATGGCGGTATCATCAAGCATTTTGATAAACTATCCAAACCCCTGCTTGATGAAGAATTCTGTAGAAAAATAGAACGAGAAAAATAA
- the cutA gene encoding divalent-cation tolerance protein CutA: MNKMVFLYISNESAKEAKKIARHLLEERMIGCANIFPVNAMYWWKGKIADKTDVVLIAKTTKENYQRVRDEIARIHPFDTPCIIKLDADPNEKYLQWIKSELK; this comes from the coding sequence ATGAATAAAATGGTTTTTCTTTACATTTCCAATGAATCAGCCAAAGAGGCAAAAAAAATTGCCAGGCACTTGCTTGAAGAACGTATGATTGGCTGTGCGAATATTTTCCCAGTCAATGCTATGTATTGGTGGAAAGGCAAAATTGCCGATAAAACGGATGTTGTGCTTATTGCTAAAACAACGAAGGAGAATTATCAAAGAGTTCGGGATGAAATTGCCAGAATCCATCCTTTTGACACTCCTTGCATAATCAAGCTGGACGCAGATCCCAATGAAAAATATTTGCAATGGATCAAAAGTGAACTCAAATAG
- a CDS encoding outer membrane lipoprotein carrier protein LolA, which yields MNKITIILIALCMSLLSLNGYAEQSVEDVLSKLEEKMSDIKTLKTGFVQEKKLAIFDREIILKGKIFLKKPDLFAWHTEEPTRYSMIIRDDVILQWDEDIDQVQKVSMKDNPAFQTVVGQMRKWLSGIYMPLLEEYNITVLKQNPVSLKFTPRENTMAYNIINYVRIVFREDERYIHEIYIKEKTGDSTLLRFNDTMLNTPIDDAAWEVKPRG from the coding sequence ATGAATAAAATCACAATAATACTAATCGCATTATGTATGTCTCTATTGTCGCTTAACGGCTATGCTGAGCAGAGTGTGGAGGATGTGCTCAGTAAACTTGAAGAAAAAATGTCAGATATAAAAACTTTGAAAACTGGTTTTGTTCAGGAGAAAAAGCTGGCGATCTTTGATAGAGAGATTATTTTGAAGGGCAAGATATTTCTTAAAAAGCCGGATCTTTTTGCATGGCATACCGAAGAGCCGACACGGTATTCTATGATTATAAGGGATGATGTTATTCTGCAGTGGGATGAAGATATAGACCAAGTTCAGAAGGTAAGTATGAAGGATAATCCTGCGTTTCAAACCGTTGTCGGGCAAATGAGGAAATGGCTTTCAGGCATATATATGCCATTGTTGGAAGAATACAATATAACAGTACTCAAGCAAAACCCGGTTTCCCTTAAATTCACGCCGCGCGAAAATACAATGGCTTATAATATTATCAACTATGTAAGGATTGTATTCAGAGAGGATGAACGCTATATCCACGAGATATACATAAAGGAGAAAACCGGCGATTCTACGCTTCTCAGGTTTAATGATACCATGCTGAATACTCCGATCGATGATGCGGCATGGGAGGTCAAACCGCGTGGCTGA